Proteins found in one Hypericibacter terrae genomic segment:
- the rmuC gene encoding DNA recombination protein RmuC, with product MLDRPFLFESLTILTLFVSFLSIMGIFLVWRRSGDSGGLRGELQAGLGNVAASSERMERTYRSETNLMRDEAEARGKALREEVGGTIRGFSDSIQARVDDLSSRLEERLRSFGAQEVENAIALRDQIGVTLKQVGDDLRKTAALLSQQQEERLIALTSTVDKLNQDSATQSSLFRTSIEERFNAFRKDNAESALAIRTEAATQAVALQEAVAANLNRVGADLRENAKSLVDALQKGLGSVGAQIASLIEANGKQQEALRQVVEGRLDKLREENTNKLEEMRKTVDEKLQGTLEKRLGESFSVVSERLERVHQGLGEMQNLATGVGDLKRVLTNVKVRGGWAEVQLGALLEQMLSPDQYVKNARVKEHSSEVVEYAVRLPGNAEEDGALLLPIDAKFPHEDYDRLVDALERGDVTAVEIAGNQLEARIKAEAKRICDKYIEPPQTTDFAIMFLPTEGLYAEIVRRPGLADYIQRQHRVAISGPTTLTVLLHSFQMGFRTLAIQKRSSEVWRILGEAKAEFGKYGEVIDKVRKQLVTASNSLDDVGVRSRAIERKLRGVEVIEQTSATVALSRDAGLAVSGDVAAD from the coding sequence ATGTTGGATCGTCCATTTCTGTTCGAATCTCTAACTATCCTGACTCTGTTTGTTTCGTTCCTCTCGATCATGGGGATATTCCTGGTTTGGAGGCGCTCCGGTGATAGCGGCGGCCTCCGTGGAGAACTTCAGGCTGGACTCGGTAACGTTGCCGCCAGCTCAGAACGAATGGAGCGCACTTATCGCAGCGAAACTAACTTGATGCGCGACGAAGCTGAGGCGCGCGGTAAGGCGTTGCGTGAAGAAGTGGGCGGAACAATTCGGGGGTTTAGTGACTCAATCCAGGCGCGAGTCGATGACCTCAGTAGCCGCCTCGAGGAACGATTGCGCTCTTTTGGAGCGCAGGAAGTGGAGAACGCAATCGCGCTACGAGATCAGATTGGCGTCACTCTCAAACAGGTCGGAGACGACCTGCGAAAGACGGCGGCTCTATTGTCGCAACAACAAGAGGAGCGGCTGATAGCTCTGACGAGTACGGTAGACAAGCTGAATCAGGATAGCGCGACTCAATCTTCACTGTTTCGAACTTCAATCGAAGAGCGGTTCAATGCATTTCGCAAAGATAATGCGGAATCGGCGTTGGCAATTCGAACAGAAGCAGCCACGCAAGCTGTTGCTCTGCAAGAGGCTGTCGCTGCGAATTTGAACCGAGTTGGTGCAGATCTCAGAGAAAACGCAAAATCGCTTGTCGACGCGCTACAGAAAGGGCTGGGATCTGTGGGAGCTCAGATTGCTTCGTTGATCGAAGCGAATGGAAAGCAGCAGGAAGCTCTTAGGCAGGTGGTCGAAGGTCGCCTCGATAAGCTTCGTGAGGAGAATACGAACAAACTGGAGGAGATGCGCAAGACTGTAGACGAGAAGCTTCAGGGTACTTTGGAGAAGCGGCTCGGAGAGTCTTTCTCTGTCGTGAGCGAACGCTTGGAGCGGGTTCACCAAGGCCTCGGGGAAATGCAGAATCTTGCTACTGGGGTGGGCGACCTCAAGCGCGTACTTACAAACGTCAAGGTTCGCGGTGGCTGGGCGGAAGTTCAGTTGGGCGCACTACTGGAGCAGATGCTGTCACCTGACCAATACGTGAAGAATGCCCGCGTCAAGGAGCACAGCTCCGAAGTCGTTGAGTACGCCGTTCGGCTGCCTGGAAACGCAGAGGAGGACGGGGCGCTCTTGCTTCCAATTGATGCGAAATTCCCTCATGAGGATTACGACCGACTGGTAGACGCTCTTGAACGTGGAGATGTCACCGCCGTAGAAATCGCTGGTAATCAACTCGAGGCGCGAATCAAAGCTGAGGCGAAGCGCATCTGTGACAAATACATTGAGCCGCCTCAGACAACGGACTTCGCGATCATGTTTCTTCCGACCGAGGGGCTTTATGCCGAAATAGTGCGTCGCCCCGGGTTGGCGGACTACATTCAACGTCAGCATCGCGTCGCAATCAGTGGTCCCACAACTCTCACCGTGCTGCTTCATAGCTTTCAGATGGGATTTCGGACCCTTGCAATTCAGAAGCGATCAAGCGAAGTGTGGCGCATCCTCGGCGAGGCGAAGGCAGAGTTTGGGAAGTACGGCGAAGTTATTGACAAGGTGCGCAAGCAGCTTGTTACCGCGTCCAACTCGCTCGACGACGTCGGAGTGCGCAGTCGTGCTATCGAAAGAAAGCTTCGGGGCGTCGAGGTAATCGAGCAAACCAGTGCCACTGTTGCTCTGAGTAGAGACGCGGGGCTCGCCGTGAGCGGAGATGTTGCCGCCGACTGA
- a CDS encoding TetR/AcrR family transcriptional regulator, protein MARPATYRAEDWIAAGWRALSQGGPAAVRIEALARDLGVTKGSCYGYFADRAALLAAMLAQWRERSGGALIARVEAQKGTPQQRLWALIETVIREGAGSPEPALRGWGRGDPAIREALEALDRQRLGYLEGLFRAMGFPAADANARTRLCYLSLIAEHQLGIAASAEERLEAARAQFALLTAQ, encoded by the coding sequence ATGGCCAGGCCGGCAACCTATCGGGCAGAGGATTGGATCGCGGCGGGCTGGCGCGCGCTCAGCCAGGGCGGGCCGGCGGCGGTCCGGATCGAGGCCCTGGCCCGCGATCTCGGCGTCACCAAGGGAAGCTGCTACGGCTATTTCGCCGACCGGGCGGCGCTCCTGGCCGCCATGCTGGCGCAATGGCGCGAGCGGTCGGGCGGTGCCCTGATCGCCCGGGTCGAGGCGCAGAAGGGAACACCCCAGCAGCGGCTCTGGGCCCTGATCGAGACCGTCATCCGCGAGGGTGCCGGCTCGCCCGAGCCGGCCTTGCGCGGCTGGGGCCGGGGCGATCCCGCCATCCGCGAGGCGCTCGAGGCCCTGGATCGCCAGCGCCTCGGCTATCTCGAGGGGCTGTTCCGGGCCATGGGCTTTCCTGCCGCGGACGCGAACGCCCGGACGCGGCTCTGCTATCTCTCGCTCATCGCCGAGCACCAACTCGGCATCGCGGCGAGCGCCGAGGAGCGGCTTGAGGCGGCACGGGCGCAGTTCGCCTTGCTGACAGCACAATAA
- the lepA gene encoding translation elongation factor 4: MTDLSLLRNFSIIAHIDHGKSTLADRLIQRCGGLTDREMKDQVLDSMDIERERGITIKAQTVRLSYPAKDGKTYTLNLMDTPGHVDFAYEVSRSLAACEGSLLVVDASQGVEAQTLANVYQAIDNNHEIIPVLNKIDLPAAEPEKVRQQIEDVIGLDASNAVLISAKTGIGIDDVLEALVTRLPPPTGDPEAPLRALLIDSWYDAYQGVVTLVRVKDGVLKAGVKVRMMSTGAAHVIERVGVFTPKGVAVPELGPGEVGFIIAGIKEVADCRIGDTITDDRRPAPEPLPGFKPSVPVVFCGLFPIDAAEYPNLRDSLAKLRLNDASFQFEPETSAALGFGFRCGFLGLLHLEIIQERLEREFNLDLITTAPSVVYRVYMTNGEMKELHNPADMPEVTRIEKIEEPWIKATILVPDEYLGPILKLCEDRRGEQIDLTYAGNRAMLVYRLPLNEVVFDFYDRLKSVSRGYASFDYMVDSYREGELVKLSILVNGEPVDALACIVHKGHAEQRGRALCARLKELIPRQLFKIAIQAAIGAKVIARETVSALRKDVTAKCYGGDISRKRKLLDKQKEGKKKMRQYGSVEIPQSAFLAALKMGDD; this comes from the coding sequence ATGACCGACCTCAGCCTGCTGCGCAACTTCTCGATCATCGCCCATATCGACCATGGGAAATCGACCCTGGCCGACCGGCTGATCCAGCGCTGCGGCGGCCTGACCGATCGCGAGATGAAGGACCAGGTGCTCGATTCCATGGATATCGAGCGCGAGCGCGGCATCACCATCAAGGCGCAGACGGTGCGTCTCAGCTATCCGGCGAAGGACGGCAAGACCTACACGCTGAATCTGATGGACACGCCGGGCCATGTCGACTTCGCCTATGAGGTGAGCCGCAGCCTGGCCGCCTGCGAAGGCTCGCTGCTGGTGGTCGATGCCAGCCAGGGCGTCGAGGCCCAGACCCTCGCCAATGTCTATCAGGCGATCGACAATAATCACGAGATCATCCCGGTCCTGAACAAGATCGACCTGCCCGCGGCCGAGCCCGAGAAGGTGCGCCAGCAGATCGAGGATGTGATCGGGCTCGACGCCTCGAACGCGGTGCTGATCTCGGCCAAGACCGGCATCGGCATCGACGATGTGCTGGAAGCGCTGGTCACGCGCCTGCCGCCGCCGACGGGCGACCCCGAGGCGCCGTTGCGGGCCCTCCTGATCGACAGCTGGTACGACGCCTATCAGGGCGTGGTGACGCTGGTGCGGGTGAAGGACGGCGTGCTCAAGGCCGGCGTCAAGGTGCGCATGATGTCGACCGGCGCCGCCCATGTGATCGAGCGCGTGGGCGTCTTCACGCCCAAGGGCGTGGCGGTTCCGGAGCTGGGGCCGGGCGAGGTCGGCTTCATCATCGCCGGCATCAAGGAAGTCGCGGATTGCCGGATCGGCGACACGATCACCGACGATCGCCGGCCGGCGCCCGAGCCGCTGCCCGGCTTCAAGCCGTCGGTGCCGGTGGTGTTCTGCGGGCTCTTCCCGATCGACGCCGCCGAATATCCCAACCTGCGCGACAGCCTCGCCAAGCTCAGGCTCAACGATGCGAGCTTCCAGTTCGAGCCGGAAACCTCGGCCGCGCTGGGCTTCGGCTTCCGTTGCGGATTCTTAGGATTGCTGCATCTGGAGATCATCCAGGAGCGGCTCGAACGCGAGTTCAATCTCGACCTCATCACCACGGCGCCCTCGGTCGTCTATCGCGTCTATATGACGAACGGCGAGATGAAGGAGCTGCACAATCCGGCCGACATGCCGGAGGTGACGCGCATCGAGAAGATCGAAGAGCCCTGGATCAAGGCGACGATCCTGGTGCCGGACGAGTATCTGGGCCCGATCCTCAAGCTCTGCGAAGACCGCCGCGGCGAGCAGATCGACCTGACCTATGCCGGCAATCGCGCCATGCTGGTCTATCGCCTGCCGCTCAACGAGGTGGTGTTCGATTTCTACGACCGGCTCAAGTCGGTCTCGCGCGGTTATGCCTCGTTCGACTATATGGTCGACTCCTATCGCGAAGGCGAGCTGGTAAAGCTCTCGATCCTGGTGAATGGCGAGCCGGTCGATGCGCTCGCCTGCATCGTGCATAAGGGCCATGCCGAGCAGCGCGGCCGCGCGCTCTGCGCGCGCCTCAAGGAGCTGATCCCGAGGCAGCTCTTCAAGATCGCGATCCAGGCGGCGATCGGCGCCAAGGTGATCGCGCGCGAGACGGTGAGCGCGCTGCGCAAGGACGTCACGGCGAAGTGCTATGGCGGCGACATCAGCCGCAAGCGCAAGCTTCTCGACAAGCAGAAGGAGGGCAAGAAGAAGATGCGCCAATATGGCAGCGTCGAGATCCCTCAGTCGGCTTTCCTGGCCGCGCTCAAGATGGGCGACGACTGA
- a CDS encoding winged helix-turn-helix transcriptional regulator, producing the protein MARTAAVTECPMDWVLRILMGPWTTYILWVLLRSGPSRFGEIKRQVPGISAKVLTERLRMLESTGIVDRRYEATIPPRVTYSLTRRGEELRLVLNQLNELARQWRAADGKAVPAKEDEVRIAPPPAGGSAPAPMHAAEPAE; encoded by the coding sequence ATGGCGCGTACGGCGGCAGTGACTGAATGTCCGATGGACTGGGTGCTGCGCATCCTGATGGGCCCCTGGACCACCTACATACTTTGGGTGCTGCTGCGTTCGGGTCCGAGCCGCTTCGGCGAGATCAAGCGCCAGGTGCCCGGCATCTCCGCCAAGGTTCTGACCGAGCGCCTGCGCATGCTGGAGAGCACCGGCATCGTCGACCGCCGCTATGAGGCGACCATCCCGCCGCGCGTGACCTACAGCCTGACCCGGCGCGGCGAAGAGCTGCGCCTCGTGCTCAATCAGCTGAACGAGCTCGCGCGCCAGTGGCGCGCCGCCGACGGCAAAGCCGTTCCGGCCAAGGAGGACGAGGTGCGGATCGCGCCGCCGCCCGCCGGCGGCAGCGCACCGGCGCCGATGCATGCGGCCGAGCCGGCCGAGTGA
- a CDS encoding class I SAM-dependent methyltransferase: protein MRARFLDLILAKAFPKSTFFGFGYDGPSIERARALAKAEGVADRATFETATAKTYPGRDYDLVTFFDCLHDMGDPAGAAAHVHRSLRKDGTWMVVEPFANDKFEDNLNPVGRIFYAASTMICTPASLSQEVGLGLGAQAGEKRLTEVIKQGGFSRVRRAAETPFNLILEARP from the coding sequence TTGCGGGCACGGTTCCTCGACCTGATCCTCGCCAAGGCCTTTCCGAAATCGACGTTCTTCGGCTTCGGCTATGACGGACCTTCGATCGAGCGCGCCCGCGCGCTGGCCAAAGCGGAAGGCGTCGCCGACCGGGCGACCTTCGAGACCGCGACGGCCAAGACTTATCCCGGCCGCGACTACGATCTCGTCACATTCTTCGACTGCCTGCACGACATGGGCGATCCCGCCGGGGCGGCGGCCCATGTGCATCGGTCGCTCAGGAAGGACGGCACCTGGATGGTGGTCGAGCCCTTTGCCAACGACAAGTTCGAGGACAATCTCAATCCGGTGGGACGCATTTTCTATGCGGCCTCGACCATGATCTGCACCCCGGCGTCACTCTCGCAGGAAGTGGGCTTGGGCCTCGGCGCCCAGGCCGGGGAGAAGCGCCTGACCGAGGTCATCAAGCAGGGCGGCTTCAGCCGCGTGCGACGCGCGGCCGAGACGCCGTTCAATCTGATCCTGGAAGCGCGACCTTAG
- a CDS encoding recombinase family protein yields the protein MTVPLRAVFYLRVSTARQAEHDVSIPDQKRQGEAYCTARGYQLVETYVEPGASATNDRRPEFQRMIEAGTSKPAPFDIVIVHSFSRFFRDHFELEFYVRRLAKNGVRLVSITQEMGDDPMHVMMRQIMALFDEYQSKENAKHVLRALKENARQGFWNGSLPPIGYRVVAAEQRGAKIKKKLEIDPLHADTVRLIYCLALEGDGTSGPMGVKNIATHLNQHRIFTRDGGRWGIGQVHRILTRPTYVGRHEFNKRAKNKMLKPVGEIVTVEVPPLIDQATFDAVQAHLRARNPKVTPARVVSGPTLLTGICFCADCGGAMTLRTGKGGRYRYYTCSIKARQGETGCKGRSIPMVKLDNLVAEHLADRFLEPERLEEILASVLDRRQERTQRRREHIAELNKRAAETDLRLKRLYDAIEAGVADLDDPALKERIASLKAIRDQAQADAARAAAMLESSTQQAVTPQMVQRFAKTARERIRIDGGGYRRDHLRALAQRVEVADREVRIIGSKSNLLQTLTAAASVKPATPGVRSSVLKWRRRRDSNPR from the coding sequence ATGACCGTGCCGTTGCGTGCCGTCTTTTACTTGCGCGTCTCGACGGCGCGGCAGGCCGAGCACGATGTCTCGATCCCGGATCAGAAGCGGCAAGGCGAAGCCTATTGCACCGCGCGCGGCTATCAGCTCGTCGAGACCTACGTGGAGCCGGGCGCTTCGGCTACGAATGATCGTCGGCCCGAATTCCAACGCATGATCGAGGCAGGCACCAGCAAGCCCGCGCCGTTCGATATCGTCATCGTCCACAGCTTCTCGCGCTTCTTCCGCGATCACTTCGAGTTGGAGTTCTACGTCCGCAGGCTGGCGAAGAACGGCGTCAGGCTCGTCTCGATCACGCAGGAGATGGGCGACGATCCGATGCACGTCATGATGCGGCAGATCATGGCGCTGTTCGACGAGTATCAGTCGAAGGAGAACGCCAAGCACGTTCTCCGCGCCCTGAAGGAGAATGCGCGGCAAGGCTTCTGGAACGGCTCTCTGCCGCCGATCGGTTACCGCGTCGTCGCGGCCGAGCAGCGTGGCGCGAAGATCAAGAAGAAGCTGGAGATCGATCCGCTGCACGCCGACACGGTGCGGCTGATCTATTGCCTTGCCTTGGAGGGCGATGGGACATCCGGCCCGATGGGCGTCAAGAACATCGCGACGCACCTGAATCAGCATCGCATCTTCACCCGCGACGGCGGGCGCTGGGGCATCGGCCAGGTTCACCGCATCCTGACGCGGCCGACTTATGTCGGCCGCCACGAGTTCAACAAGCGCGCTAAGAACAAGATGCTCAAGCCAGTCGGCGAGATCGTCACCGTCGAAGTGCCGCCGCTGATCGATCAGGCGACGTTCGATGCGGTGCAGGCGCATCTGCGCGCCCGTAATCCGAAAGTTACGCCGGCGCGTGTCGTCAGCGGTCCCACCCTCCTTACCGGCATCTGCTTCTGTGCCGACTGCGGCGGCGCCATGACGCTCAGGACCGGAAAGGGAGGGCGGTATCGCTATTACACTTGTTCGATCAAAGCCCGGCAGGGCGAGACCGGCTGCAAAGGCCGCTCGATCCCGATGGTGAAGCTGGACAACCTTGTTGCCGAGCACCTTGCCGATCGCTTCCTCGAGCCGGAGCGGCTCGAGGAAATATTGGCGTCTGTTCTCGACCGCCGACAGGAGCGCACCCAGCGCCGTCGCGAGCACATTGCCGAGCTGAACAAGCGCGCAGCCGAGACCGACCTACGCTTGAAGCGGCTCTATGACGCCATCGAGGCCGGCGTCGCCGATCTCGACGACCCGGCGCTGAAGGAGCGCATCGCGAGCCTCAAGGCAATCCGCGACCAGGCGCAAGCCGACGCGGCGCGTGCCGCCGCGATGCTGGAGTCGTCAACGCAACAAGCCGTTACGCCGCAGATGGTCCAGAGGTTCGCCAAGACGGCACGCGAGCGAATCAGGATCGACGGTGGCGGCTATCGCCGCGACCATCTCCGCGCGCTCGCACAGCGCGTCGAGGTCGCAGACCGCGAGGTCCGCATCATCGGCTCCAAGAGCAATCTGCTTCAGACGCTGACCGCTGCGGCCAGCGTAAAGCCGGCTACGCCCGGCGTTCGCAGTTCTGTTCTGAAGTGGCGGAGGAGGCGGGATTCGAACCCGCGATAG
- a CDS encoding CPCC family cysteine-rich protein produces MNGRSLSRSILPLPGRLAMQMDGGFHVDMIEVFAERYGKGLPAGDRKAQSFQSTARAGWPRFSLAVQRQAAQAIRAALEHVLHPPITERSMNPFPCPCCGYIVHADPPGSYDICPICFWEDDISQLRFPEMGGANHVSLIQGQRNFVRIGASEERILKHVRKPLASEQRDPDWRPIDPARDQIERPQAGVDYGSTYPADSTRLYYWRKPQAQ; encoded by the coding sequence ATGAATGGCCGATCCCTATCCCGCAGCATCCTTCCTCTTCCCGGCCGTCTCGCGATGCAGATGGATGGCGGTTTCCATGTTGATATGATTGAGGTTTTCGCCGAAAGGTATGGCAAGGGTCTTCCGGCGGGTGACCGAAAAGCTCAATCATTCCAATCCACTGCGCGCGCCGGATGGCCTCGCTTTTCCCTTGCCGTCCAACGCCAGGCCGCTCAGGCTATCCGCGCCGCGCTTGAGCATGTCCTCCATCCGCCCATTACCGAGAGATCAATGAATCCATTCCCTTGTCCTTGCTGCGGATACATCGTCCATGCGGACCCGCCCGGTAGCTACGACATCTGCCCCATATGCTTCTGGGAAGATGACATTTCACAATTGCGATTTCCTGAGATGGGCGGTGCGAACCACGTGTCGTTAATTCAAGGACAGCGAAACTTCGTCAGGATCGGCGCAAGTGAAGAACGTATTCTCAAACACGTGCGCAAACCGCTTGCGTCTGAGCAGCGGGATCCGGACTGGAGACCTATTGATCCGGCACGGGATCAAATTGAAAGACCACAAGCAGGAGTCGATTATGGAAGCACCTATCCCGCGGATAGCACTCGACTCTACTACTGGCGAAAACCTCAGGCGCAATAA
- a CDS encoding phytanoyl-CoA dioxygenase family protein, whose product MREGAQRFSAALDASALKAVESAIADLSSDQAGFRLHGIVPLRPLLIAPGLVGEVAASVLGEACRPVRAILFDKNPTTNWSLRWHQDRVIAVKQRIEVEGFGPWTIKSGLPHVAPPFEILAGMITLRVHLDPVPVTNAPLIIAPGSHRLGRISESEVSRAVRQCGTMACLADAGDIWLYATPILHASEAALKPEHRRVLQVDYAVADLPGGLEWLGV is encoded by the coding sequence TTGCGCGAGGGCGCTCAACGCTTTAGCGCGGCCCTGGATGCCTCAGCGCTGAAAGCCGTAGAGAGCGCGATTGCCGATCTGTCTTCGGATCAAGCCGGCTTCAGGCTTCATGGGATTGTTCCCCTTCGACCGCTTCTAATTGCCCCCGGTTTGGTGGGTGAGGTTGCGGCTTCGGTTCTTGGCGAAGCATGTCGGCCGGTGAGGGCGATTCTGTTCGACAAGAACCCAACCACGAACTGGTCGCTCCGCTGGCATCAGGACCGAGTGATCGCGGTGAAGCAACGCATTGAAGTCGAGGGTTTCGGCCCGTGGACCATCAAGAGCGGTTTGCCCCATGTCGCCCCTCCCTTTGAGATTTTGGCCGGGATGATAACCCTACGGGTCCACCTTGATCCGGTGCCGGTCACAAACGCACCTTTGATCATCGCGCCAGGATCTCACCGGCTGGGGCGTATTTCGGAATCCGAGGTCTCACGTGCCGTGCGGCAGTGCGGAACTATGGCTTGCCTCGCTGATGCCGGTGACATCTGGCTTTATGCGACGCCAATTCTCCATGCCTCAGAGGCGGCTCTCAAGCCGGAGCATAGGAGAGTCTTGCAAGTTGATTACGCAGTCGCAGATCTTCCCGGTGGACTGGAATGGCTCGGTGTTTGA
- a CDS encoding MarR family winged helix-turn-helix transcriptional regulator — protein MKASRAKRAGHDRKLRAIAELLDHTMRMIYSQCFVEGLNPAQWSALRYLDRANPSSHTLTNFARVHCVSKAAASDTIAALVRKKLVAKKKDPHDGRVTRIDLTDKGRKLLVSDPLNLLIEALAKLLPQQQEVAAEAAAIAARGVYATIADRTPTQTPPRNSSRHRRHGSNSAR, from the coding sequence ATGAAGGCGTCGCGAGCGAAGCGTGCGGGTCACGACAGGAAGCTCCGCGCGATCGCGGAACTGCTCGATCACACGATGCGAATGATCTATAGCCAGTGCTTCGTCGAAGGGCTGAATCCGGCGCAATGGAGCGCCCTGCGCTATCTCGACCGCGCCAATCCGAGTTCCCATACGCTGACGAATTTTGCGCGGGTTCATTGCGTCAGCAAGGCAGCGGCCTCGGACACGATTGCCGCGCTCGTCCGCAAGAAGCTGGTCGCGAAGAAGAAGGATCCGCATGACGGGCGGGTCACGCGGATCGATCTGACGGACAAAGGGCGAAAACTTCTGGTCTCGGATCCGCTCAATCTTCTCATCGAGGCCCTGGCGAAGCTTCTTCCTCAGCAGCAGGAGGTGGCGGCCGAAGCCGCGGCGATCGCGGCGCGCGGCGTCTATGCGACCATCGCCGATCGAACGCCGACGCAGACCCCGCCCCGCAACAGCAGCCGACACAGGCGCCATGGCTCGAATTCTGCTCGTTGA
- a CDS encoding response regulator: protein MLRDLLRAAGHEVTEAENGRVAIACLRSARYDLLVTDVLLPEADGTEVIKVTATLHGDMPIIAMSGGGRELPAVVALALTEAVGAHRALFKPFRDTELLAAVDDLLPEKRP, encoded by the coding sequence ATGCTGCGCGATCTTCTGCGGGCGGCCGGTCACGAGGTCACCGAAGCCGAGAATGGCCGCGTCGCCATCGCCTGCCTGCGCAGCGCCCGCTATGATCTCCTCGTGACGGATGTTCTGCTGCCGGAGGCGGACGGCACGGAGGTCATCAAGGTGACGGCAACACTCCATGGGGACATGCCCATCATCGCCATGTCCGGCGGCGGCCGGGAATTGCCGGCCGTTGTAGCTTTGGCGCTGACCGAGGCCGTGGGCGCGCATCGGGCGCTCTTCAAACCCTTCCGGGATACCGAATTGCTGGCCGCCGTCGACGACTTGCTGCCGGAAAAACGCCCGTAA
- a CDS encoding carbonic anhydrase, giving the protein MTVRISRRRVIQQLAIGSVACPTCLSLLGGRHAQAESATTPSHGGAAHWSYEGEAGPQNWGELSADFRVCELGFEQTPIDLRNAVSAQLAGVEPDFQSMPLTIINNGHTIQVNCSPGSRTRIDDRPFELLQFHFHHPSEHLLAGRAFELELHFVHRSDTGQLAVLGVFIQLGAENAALEPIWDAMPTEAGPAQEVGTPIRPAALLPTDRGFFRYQGSLTTPPCSEGVLWTMFRQPIEASEAQIRKFAGLFPVNARPVQGVNRRFLLQSL; this is encoded by the coding sequence GTGACTGTCCGCATCTCGCGCCGCCGCGTTATTCAACAGCTCGCCATCGGCAGCGTCGCCTGTCCGACCTGCCTGTCGCTCCTCGGCGGCCGCCACGCACAGGCGGAGTCGGCGACGACCCCGTCCCATGGCGGCGCGGCGCATTGGAGCTACGAAGGCGAGGCAGGCCCGCAGAACTGGGGCGAGCTCTCGGCCGACTTCCGCGTCTGCGAGCTGGGATTCGAGCAGACTCCGATCGATCTCAGGAACGCGGTCAGCGCCCAGCTCGCCGGTGTCGAGCCCGACTTCCAGAGCATGCCGCTGACGATCATCAACAACGGGCACACCATTCAGGTCAATTGCAGCCCCGGCTCCCGGACCCGGATCGACGACCGTCCGTTCGAGCTCCTGCAATTCCATTTTCATCATCCGAGCGAGCATCTTCTCGCAGGCCGCGCTTTCGAGCTGGAGCTGCATTTCGTCCATCGCTCCGACACCGGCCAGTTGGCCGTGCTCGGCGTCTTCATCCAGCTGGGTGCCGAGAATGCCGCGCTGGAGCCCATCTGGGACGCAATGCCGACGGAAGCGGGGCCGGCCCAGGAGGTCGGCACGCCGATCCGTCCCGCGGCGCTGCTGCCGACGGATCGGGGCTTCTTCCGCTATCAGGGCTCGCTGACGACGCCGCCCTGCTCGGAAGGCGTGCTCTGGACGATGTTCAGGCAGCCGATCGAGGCCTCCGAGGCCCAGATCCGCAAATTCGCGGGGCTCTTCCCGGTCAATGCGCGGCCGGTGCAGGGCGTGAACCGCCGTTTCCTGCTGCAATCCCTTTAA